In Methylococcus geothermalis, one genomic interval encodes:
- a CDS encoding efflux transporter outer membrane subunit: MNPILTALAGALTASFLLSACTPTRVDPPATPAVPDQWSHAPETRMASSPAALKSWWKGFDDPELNALIDRALAANQDLRATQARVREAAAMVVAADAALYPSVDFFTSGGREKRIDRIIAVPGSQGYQLITPTADMVTGGLAARWELDLFGQRHLEAEAAAAQALGAEEALHAAQVGLLAQVATNYLELRGVQQQTAVFEDNLEVQRERLKALKAFYRAGLANETAVAGQDALVQSAEATLPKLKETAVRLIHRLGVLTGQPPQALQARLREPRPLPGSAPAIPQLLPSSLLGQRPDLRQVQAEVVAAAASLGAARADLLPKLVLSASGGFGALAVGGFPSLAESVYALGSGLTAPIFNAGRIRSRITAADARLDQVAANYEKTFLLALEDVENAFVAHRTASERRSRLLQAEAAAEQARRSAEALYDRGAGDYLSVLDARGSKLSALDENVKARTATLVSLVSLYRAFGGGWAEEPVSVKTD; encoded by the coding sequence ATGAACCCGATCCTTACGGCGCTGGCCGGCGCACTGACTGCAAGCTTCCTGTTGTCCGCCTGCACGCCGACGCGGGTCGATCCCCCGGCGACACCGGCGGTGCCCGACCAATGGAGCCATGCCCCTGAGACGCGGATGGCATCGAGCCCCGCAGCCCTGAAGAGCTGGTGGAAAGGATTCGATGACCCGGAGCTGAACGCCCTGATCGACCGCGCGCTCGCCGCCAACCAGGACCTCCGGGCCACCCAGGCACGGGTGCGGGAGGCCGCAGCCATGGTGGTCGCCGCCGACGCCGCGCTTTATCCCAGCGTCGACTTCTTCACTTCCGGCGGACGCGAAAAGAGGATCGACCGCATCATCGCCGTCCCCGGCTCCCAGGGCTATCAATTGATCACCCCCACGGCCGACATGGTCACCGGCGGCCTCGCCGCGCGCTGGGAGCTGGACCTGTTCGGCCAGCGCCATCTGGAAGCCGAGGCGGCAGCAGCGCAGGCGCTGGGCGCGGAGGAAGCCCTGCATGCGGCCCAGGTCGGGCTGCTGGCCCAGGTGGCGACGAACTACCTGGAGCTGCGCGGTGTGCAGCAGCAGACGGCGGTATTCGAGGACAATCTCGAGGTGCAGCGCGAGCGGCTGAAGGCTTTGAAGGCGTTCTACCGCGCCGGCCTCGCCAATGAAACCGCCGTCGCCGGCCAGGACGCGCTGGTGCAGAGCGCGGAGGCGACACTGCCGAAACTGAAGGAAACCGCCGTCCGTTTGATTCACCGTCTGGGCGTCTTGACCGGCCAGCCGCCGCAGGCGCTGCAAGCCAGGTTGAGAGAACCCCGTCCGCTGCCGGGCTCGGCGCCCGCCATTCCCCAACTGCTGCCGTCGAGCCTGCTCGGGCAGAGGCCCGACCTCCGCCAGGTGCAGGCTGAAGTCGTTGCCGCGGCGGCCAGCCTGGGCGCGGCCCGCGCCGACCTGCTGCCGAAACTGGTGCTGTCGGCCAGCGGAGGCTTCGGCGCGCTGGCGGTCGGCGGCTTTCCCAGCCTCGCGGAAAGCGTCTATGCCTTGGGGTCTGGCCTCACCGCGCCCATCTTCAATGCCGGGCGCATCCGCTCCCGGATCACCGCCGCCGACGCAAGGCTCGACCAGGTCGCCGCGAATTACGAGAAGACCTTCCTGCTCGCGCTGGAGGATGTCGAAAACGCCTTCGTCGCCCATCGCACGGCCAGCGAGCGCCGCAGCCGGCTGCTGCAGGCGGAAGCGGCGGCGGAACAAGCGCGGCGCTCGGCCGAAGCGCTATATGACCGGGGAGCGGGCGATTACCTTTCGGTGCTGGATGCCCGTGGTTCGAAGCTGTCGGCCCTGGATGAAAACGTCAAAGCCCGGACCGCTACCCTGGTTTCGCTGGTTTCGTTGTATCGCGCGTTCGGGGGGGGATGGGCGGAGGAACCGGTTTCCGTCAAAACGGACTGA
- a CDS encoding RnfH family protein produces the protein MNVGICYADSDRQLWLRMEVPDESTVEQAIHRSGILERFPEIDLGVQKVGIFGKLVKLDTPVKEGDRIEIYRPITADPKTVRRRKIASDDDDDDD, from the coding sequence ATGAACGTAGGCATTTGTTATGCGGATTCCGACCGCCAGTTGTGGCTCAGGATGGAGGTGCCGGATGAAAGCACGGTCGAACAGGCCATCCACCGTTCCGGCATCCTGGAACGGTTTCCGGAAATCGACTTGGGCGTTCAGAAGGTCGGCATCTTCGGCAAGCTGGTGAAGCTGGACACGCCGGTGAAGGAGGGCGACCGCATCGAGATTTACCGGCCGATCACCGCCGATCCCAAGACGGTGCGGCGCCGCAAGATCGCTTCCGACGACGATGACGATGACGATTGA